A part of Caldicellulosiruptor owensensis OL genomic DNA contains:
- the pgsA gene encoding CDP-diacylglycerol--glycerol-3-phosphate 3-phosphatidyltransferase, with product MLNLPNILTILRFILVPVFAAIFLSHLKYNYLIALSIFLLSGLTDVLDGFIARRYNMVTQFGKLFDPLADKLMILTVLWCLVLKEYIPSWVFYIVLAKEIFMIVGSALLYGKIKIVVSANIYGKLSTFLFYIAIVSLILRWQISFFTLILALIFAIFALVMYVSKYVNEYKRLKSTSRE from the coding sequence TTGTTGAATCTACCAAATATTCTCACAATTTTAAGATTTATATTGGTACCAGTATTTGCTGCAATATTTCTTTCTCATCTGAAGTACAATTATCTGATAGCGCTAAGTATATTTTTATTATCAGGACTCACTGATGTTTTAGATGGTTTTATTGCACGAAGATACAATATGGTTACACAATTTGGGAAGCTATTTGACCCGCTTGCAGACAAGTTGATGATACTTACTGTCTTATGGTGCCTTGTTTTGAAAGAATATATACCTTCATGGGTTTTTTATATTGTTCTTGCAAAAGAGATTTTTATGATAGTAGGTTCAGCTCTCTTATATGGGAAGATAAAAATAGTGGTTTCTGCTAATATCTATGGCAAGCTTTCTACTTTTTTGTTTTACATAGCCATTGTCTCGTTAATCTTAAGATGGCAGATATCCTTTTTTACACTCATATTGGCTCTAATTTTTGCTATTTTTGCACTTGTAATGTATGTATCAAAATATGTAAATGAATATAAAAGACTCAAAAGCACCTCCCGTGAATAA
- a CDS encoding phage holin family protein — protein sequence MSEKTEKRYASWLGIIVRFVVASFMMLLMQLIYPNFVFSNWMIGIALIVAISVITYIIERITTLYRTPIGRGIIAFLVTFAILYFGNMSVPGIKVPIIANLITSFVVGMFDIFLPDRVF from the coding sequence ATGAGTGAAAAAACTGAAAAAAGGTATGCAAGCTGGCTTGGTATAATTGTGAGATTTGTTGTTGCTTCTTTTATGATGCTTTTGATGCAGCTCATCTACCCTAACTTTGTATTCAGCAATTGGATGATAGGAATAGCTTTAATTGTAGCAATATCTGTGATAACATATATAATTGAGAGAATAACAACACTTTATAGAACCCCTATAGGAAGAGGAATAATTGCTTTTTTAGTAACTTTTGCTATTTTGTATTTTGGTAATATGTCAGTACCAGGTATTAAAGTACCCATTATAGCTAACTTGATTACCTCTTTTGTTGTAGGGATGTTTGATATATTTTTGCCAGATAGGGTATTTTAA
- a CDS encoding response regulator transcription factor, whose amino-acid sequence MKILVIDDDVKICEVIKLYLEKEGFEVVVAHNGMDGISVFKNEMPDLVILDIMLPKKDGYDVCRELRKISNIPIIMLTAKGETFDKVLGLELGADDYIVKPFDPKELIARIKAVLRRTQGEVNDEKVVVYPNLTVNLTTYEVKLEDKVIDMPPKEIELLYFLASHPNKVFTREQLLDHIWGYNFVGDTRTVDVHIKRIREKIEKDKYPWKIKTVWGVGYKFEI is encoded by the coding sequence ATGAAAATTCTTGTCATTGATGATGATGTAAAGATATGTGAAGTAATAAAACTCTACTTAGAAAAAGAAGGGTTTGAAGTGGTAGTTGCTCACAATGGTATGGATGGAATTTCTGTTTTCAAAAATGAAATGCCCGACCTTGTAATACTGGACATTATGTTACCCAAAAAAGATGGATATGATGTTTGTAGAGAACTCAGAAAGATTAGTAACATTCCAATTATAATGCTCACTGCTAAAGGAGAGACGTTTGATAAGGTACTTGGATTAGAGTTAGGAGCAGATGACTATATTGTAAAACCGTTTGATCCTAAAGAGCTAATTGCACGTATAAAAGCAGTGCTGAGAAGAACACAGGGTGAAGTCAATGATGAAAAGGTTGTGGTATATCCAAATCTGACAGTAAATCTCACTACATATGAAGTGAAACTTGAAGATAAAGTAATAGATATGCCACCGAAAGAGATAGAGCTTTTGTATTTTTTAGCGTCACATCCTAACAAGGTATTCACCCGTGAACAACTTCTTGACCATATATGGGGTTACAACTTTGTTGGTGACACTCGAACAGTTGATGTACACATTAAAAGGATAAGAGAAAAGATTGAAAAAGATAAATATCCTTGGAAAATAAAGACTGTATGGGGTGTAGGTTATAAGTTTGAAATTTAA
- a CDS encoding S1C family serine protease: protein MMDKFDFESPNYQPSYSPINFEIPKTIRKKKSIKEYLVAGLIGGIIGALLVSMFFIGYFEINFNNFKNDANSTLNSLNLNSSSNAEPLTKTVVLNSGNSSFVTDVAQKVGPAVVGIKNKGTAYNWWTDEEQEITIGEGSGVIISKDGYIVTNNHVVSGAKSVSVILSGEKEVPATIVGTDALSDIALLKIDPKYVKAVAPLGDSSKVKVGEFVIAIGNPLGQEFAGTVTFGVVSAVNRKLDMGNGIQIPLIQTDAAINPGNSGGALVDSSGQVIGINTAKISQTGVEGMGFAIPINYVKPIINDLMKYKKVLRPTIGISVMEYYDRTGNVMGMYISRVYPGTGAAKAGLKEGDIILQIDGKKVTTFSDIQSILSNHKIGDVITIRVLRDGQTKDFKVTLGTPIDTTNKD from the coding sequence ATGATGGATAAATTTGATTTTGAATCTCCAAACTATCAACCATCTTACAGTCCTATTAATTTTGAGATTCCCAAAACAATTAGAAAGAAAAAATCTATAAAAGAATATTTAGTTGCAGGACTTATAGGTGGCATAATTGGTGCATTGTTAGTTTCAATGTTTTTCATTGGTTATTTTGAAATAAACTTCAATAATTTCAAAAATGATGCAAATTCAACACTAAATAGCCTAAACTTGAATAGCTCGAGCAATGCAGAACCACTGACAAAAACAGTTGTCCTGAATTCAGGTAACAGTTCTTTTGTGACAGATGTTGCGCAAAAAGTTGGTCCAGCTGTTGTGGGTATTAAAAATAAAGGAACAGCTTATAACTGGTGGACTGATGAAGAACAGGAAATCACAATAGGTGAGGGCTCTGGTGTCATAATTAGTAAAGATGGTTATATTGTAACAAATAACCATGTTGTTTCGGGTGCAAAATCTGTGTCCGTGATTTTATCAGGCGAAAAAGAAGTTCCAGCTACAATTGTTGGTACAGACGCTTTGAGTGATATAGCGCTTTTAAAAATTGATCCGAAATATGTAAAGGCTGTCGCTCCTCTTGGTGATTCCTCTAAGGTAAAAGTAGGAGAGTTTGTTATTGCAATTGGTAATCCTTTGGGACAAGAGTTTGCTGGGACAGTTACATTTGGTGTTGTAAGTGCAGTAAATAGGAAGCTTGATATGGGGAATGGCATTCAGATTCCTCTAATTCAAACTGATGCAGCAATAAATCCAGGTAACAGTGGAGGAGCACTCGTAGACAGTAGTGGCCAGGTAATTGGTATCAACACAGCGAAGATTTCTCAAACGGGCGTTGAAGGAATGGGATTTGCTATTCCAATAAACTATGTAAAACCAATTATAAATGATTTGATGAAATACAAAAAAGTTTTAAGACCAACTATAGGTATATCTGTGATGGAGTATTATGATAGAACCGGTAATGTAATGGGAATGTATATTTCAAGGGTTTATCCAGGTACAGGTGCAGCGAAAGCTGGTCTAAAAGAAGGAGATATAATCTTGCAAATAGACGGGAAAAAGGTTACCACCTTTTCGGATATTCAATCTATACTTTCTAATCATAAAATTGGTGATGTAATAACCATAAGAGTTCTGCGGGATGGTCAGACAAAGGACTTTAAAGTAACTCTGGGAACTCCAATTGATACAACTAATAAAGACTAA
- a CDS encoding AIR synthase family protein, with product MDIGKIPVEILQKHIFSKSKTSKNILLFPNIGEDCAAVDIEGEIAVLTMDPITAGDSMSGFLSVVVACNDLAAAGAQPLGILTTVLLPPGSGEDEFAHILTQIRDACNKLNIHLLGGHSEVTTAVTRPLIVSTGFGKVKKGLLISTGGAKPGDKIVITKTIGLEGTFILYNKYKEKLKDILNSHEEKEIESFMEKLSVVKEGMIAREYASSMHDITEGGLFGAIYEVCRASSKGAVIYENMINLSSAVQKVCDFFNLNPYKLISSGSMLITTNKADELVKKLWRNGIECCVVGEIMEKQSIEFISKSGERIYINELPIDEIYKVV from the coding sequence TTGGATATAGGAAAGATACCTGTAGAGATACTACAAAAACATATCTTTAGTAAATCAAAAACAAGCAAAAACATTTTGTTGTTTCCTAATATTGGAGAAGATTGTGCTGCTGTAGATATCGAAGGAGAAATAGCTGTTCTTACCATGGATCCAATTACAGCAGGCGACAGTATGAGTGGTTTTTTGTCGGTGGTTGTTGCTTGCAATGACTTGGCGGCAGCTGGAGCACAGCCACTTGGAATACTTACTACTGTGCTTCTTCCCCCTGGAAGTGGTGAGGATGAATTTGCGCATATATTAACTCAAATAAGAGATGCTTGCAATAAATTAAACATACATCTTTTGGGCGGACACAGTGAAGTGACAACTGCAGTCACAAGACCATTGATTGTTTCAACTGGTTTTGGAAAGGTAAAAAAAGGGCTTCTTATCTCTACAGGTGGAGCAAAGCCTGGTGATAAAATTGTTATCACAAAAACGATAGGTTTAGAAGGTACTTTTATTTTATATAACAAGTATAAAGAAAAACTGAAGGATATATTAAATAGCCACGAAGAAAAGGAAATAGAAAGCTTTATGGAAAAATTAAGTGTTGTAAAGGAAGGGATGATAGCAAGAGAATATGCCTCAAGTATGCATGATATTACAGAAGGCGGACTTTTTGGAGCTATATATGAGGTGTGCAGAGCATCAAGTAAAGGTGCAGTAATATATGAAAATATGATAAATCTCAGTAGTGCAGTTCAGAAAGTGTGCGATTTTTTTAATTTAAATCCATATAAGCTTATCTCAAGTGGAAGTATGTTAATTACGACAAACAAGGCAGATGAACTGGTAAAAAAGCTTTGGAGAAATGGCATTGAATGCTGTGTAGTAGGAGAAATTATGGAAAAACAAAGTATAGAATTTATTTCTAAAAGTGGAGAGAGAATTTATATCAATGAGTTGCCAATAGATGAAATATATAAAGTCGTGTAG
- a CDS encoding sensor histidine kinase, giving the protein MKSIYFKFVIIYAIIIAVGFLIFGTVLNNLTENYFISQKQTQLVREAEKIATGLALWYITGFLEQDRLRFEIRFLRDYLNASILLINKNANVILNSDEQVYIDDLNLRKIRDKVFGGEIAVKKLLIGDIIKREYLVIGYPVVINNHVVSGLLLITSTDEIRQTLKMYNRIIWLITLFEVLVVLIITYALTQRIITPIKKLAQASRKIAEGDFSQKIPISNNSDDEISELVSSFNYMTEKLENLETMRKSFISNVSHELRSPLTSIRGFVEGILDKTIPDEKRDFYLTLVKEEVIKLNNLINQLLELSRLEWGKINLNLSEFKIYSVIAEELIKFEKRIEEKNIDIDVQVDEELVVKADRDLISRVIHNLLDNAIKYNKVGGKIYIYSEVANGKAYITIQDTGVGIPEKLQKLIWERFYKVDESRSLENGVGLGLSIVKEIIKLHKQNIWVESEEGIGSKFIFTLDLK; this is encoded by the coding sequence TTGAAATCTATATATTTTAAGTTTGTGATAATATATGCCATAATCATTGCAGTTGGTTTTTTAATTTTTGGCACAGTACTCAATAACCTGACTGAAAACTATTTTATTTCTCAAAAACAAACCCAGCTTGTCAGGGAAGCTGAAAAGATAGCAACAGGACTTGCACTTTGGTATATAACAGGGTTTCTAGAGCAAGATAGACTGCGGTTTGAAATTAGATTTTTGCGTGATTATCTGAATGCTTCAATTCTACTGATAAACAAAAATGCAAATGTAATATTAAACTCAGATGAACAGGTGTATATAGATGATTTAAATTTAAGAAAGATAAGAGATAAGGTATTCGGAGGAGAAATTGCTGTAAAAAAGCTTCTTATAGGTGATATAATAAAAAGAGAGTATTTGGTTATAGGGTATCCGGTAGTGATAAACAATCATGTTGTGTCAGGACTGCTTCTTATCACCTCGACCGATGAAATAAGGCAGACATTAAAGATGTATAATAGAATAATTTGGTTAATTACATTGTTTGAGGTATTAGTTGTTTTGATAATAACATATGCACTGACTCAAAGGATTATTACTCCCATTAAAAAGCTTGCACAGGCTTCAAGAAAGATAGCTGAAGGTGATTTTTCGCAAAAAATTCCTATTTCGAACAATAGTGATGACGAAATTAGTGAACTTGTCTCATCTTTTAATTATATGACTGAAAAATTAGAAAATTTAGAAACAATGCGAAAGAGTTTTATTTCTAATGTTTCCCATGAACTTAGGTCTCCTCTTACTTCGATAAGAGGTTTTGTGGAAGGTATATTAGATAAAACTATTCCAGATGAGAAAAGAGATTTTTATCTAACTCTTGTAAAAGAGGAAGTTATAAAGCTTAACAACTTGATTAACCAGCTTTTAGAATTGTCTCGACTTGAATGGGGAAAAATAAATCTTAATTTGAGCGAATTTAAGATTTATTCTGTGATTGCTGAAGAGCTTATTAAGTTTGAGAAACGGATAGAAGAAAAAAATATAGATATAGATGTTCAGGTGGATGAAGAACTTGTTGTTAAGGCTGATAGAGATTTGATAAGCAGGGTTATTCACAATCTTCTTGACAATGCTATAAAATACAACAAAGTTGGAGGGAAGATATATATATATAGTGAAGTAGCAAATGGCAAAGCATATATAACCATACAAGATACAGGGGTGGGTATTCCAGAGAAGCTACAAAAACTTATTTGGGAGAGGTTTTATAAAGTTGATGAGTCCAGAAGCCTTGAAAATGGTGTTGGATTAGGACTTTCAATTGTAAAAGAAATTATAAAACTTCACAAACAGAATATCTGGGTTGAAAGTGAAGAAGGTATTGGGTCTAAATTTATATTTACACTTGATTTAAAATAA